A section of the Pleuronectes platessa chromosome 7, fPlePla1.1, whole genome shotgun sequence genome encodes:
- the si:dkey-30c15.13 gene encoding uncharacterized protein si:dkey-30c15.13 isoform X1, with protein MTQNMFQEGLYQVFFKERPTTGPQAQAGVQVELDNARIHRWFGTVVNTRLLVSGVVQVLSALVCVLTTVTHACVSYNCAISMTTPVWSSLSYVAAGCLAMEVQRKATKLKIIILMALNVFSLLFGFSALLANSLTFTHPAPLSTNQQRAGSYVARGTSVAFSVFCFLSSLYILFLSWRGLRRYSAPQAQAYNRLTQDPDETNGPLLDQEEILPLLLSEGQRVRGK; from the exons ATGACTCAGAACATGTTTCAGGAGGGGCTGTACCAGGTGTTCTTTAAAGAGAGGCCTACGACCGGCCCACAGGCCCAGGCCGGTGTTCAGGTGGAGCTGGACAATGCTAGGATCCATCGCTGGTTCGGGACTGTGGTCAACACCAGGCTTCTGGTCAGCGGG GTGGTTCAGGTCCTCAGTGCGTTAGTGTGCGTTCTGACCACAGTCACTCACGCTTGTGTGAGCTACAACTGCGCCATCTCCATGACAACGCCTGTGTGGTCGAGCCTATCT TACGTGGCTGCAGGATGTCTGGCAATGGAGGTTCAGAGAAAAGCCACAAAACTAAAG ATCATCATCCTGATGGCTCTGAACGTCTTCAGTCTTCTGTTTGGATTCTCTGCTCTCCTGGCCAACAGTCTCACCTTCACACACCCTGCTCCTCTCAGCACGAACCAACAG CGTGCCGGCTCTTATGTTGCGAGGGGAACTTCTGTAgccttcagtgttttctgttttctgtcatCACTCTACATTCTCTTCCTGTCCTGGAGAGGCCTGCGTCGCTACTCTGCTCCTCAGGCTCAGGCCTACAACCGGCTCACACAG GATCCGGATGAAACAAATGGACCTTTACTGGACCAAGAG GaaatcctccctctcctcctctctgagggTCAGCGTGTGAGAGGGAAGTGA
- the si:dkey-30c15.13 gene encoding uncharacterized protein si:dkey-30c15.13 isoform X2 has protein sequence MTQNMFQEGLYQVFFKERPTTGPQAQAGVQVELDNARIHRWFGTVVNTRLLVSGVVQVLSALVCVLTTVTHACVSYNCAISMTTPVWSSLSYVAAGCLAMEVQRKATKLKIIILMALNVFSLLFGFSALLANSLTFTHPAPLSTNQQRAGSYVARGTSVAFSVFCFLSSLYILFLSWRGLRRYSAPQAQAYNRLTQEILPLLLSEGQRVRGK, from the exons ATGACTCAGAACATGTTTCAGGAGGGGCTGTACCAGGTGTTCTTTAAAGAGAGGCCTACGACCGGCCCACAGGCCCAGGCCGGTGTTCAGGTGGAGCTGGACAATGCTAGGATCCATCGCTGGTTCGGGACTGTGGTCAACACCAGGCTTCTGGTCAGCGGG GTGGTTCAGGTCCTCAGTGCGTTAGTGTGCGTTCTGACCACAGTCACTCACGCTTGTGTGAGCTACAACTGCGCCATCTCCATGACAACGCCTGTGTGGTCGAGCCTATCT TACGTGGCTGCAGGATGTCTGGCAATGGAGGTTCAGAGAAAAGCCACAAAACTAAAG ATCATCATCCTGATGGCTCTGAACGTCTTCAGTCTTCTGTTTGGATTCTCTGCTCTCCTGGCCAACAGTCTCACCTTCACACACCCTGCTCCTCTCAGCACGAACCAACAG CGTGCCGGCTCTTATGTTGCGAGGGGAACTTCTGTAgccttcagtgttttctgttttctgtcatCACTCTACATTCTCTTCCTGTCCTGGAGAGGCCTGCGTCGCTACTCTGCTCCTCAGGCTCAGGCCTACAACCGGCTCACACAG GaaatcctccctctcctcctctctgagggTCAGCGTGTGAGAGGGAAGTGA
- the LOC128444264 gene encoding B-cadherin, with protein MSSRSLVVILVMCHIQCLAVLAAAGIQPRCLNKRDNCHNNENLEQLPTFQFPHVAGSLKRMKREWVIPAINFPENDRGPFPKFMVKIKSSNDERVAITYKITGPGADQRPEGVFTVDRRSGVLYVTQPLDREKTDKYILWAHAMNEKTIAEEPMELVINVIDQNDNAPQFTQNHFYGTVSESAEVDDFVLKVAAEDKDDPEMSNAIIRYQIKNQTPQIPRGDMFTINPLSGLISVAAGGLDRETQPQYKLTIEAADMEGEGLAATCTVIISVSDSNDNAPEFIVTSIFTSVPENAAGVEVIRLKVTDKDEPGSPNANTQYSIIAGNECGHFNVTTGANKMEGIIKTAKELDFESTPELTLLVVVTNEAPPSGPTWTSTATVTVAVEDQNEPPVFSPAEVLVSVSEHVRAGSSVAGVRAEDPDTARTQSVRYKIHNDTAHWLSIDKDTGLVKVRGSMDKESHYVKDGKYTVLILGYDNDTVPATGTGAVVVTLLDVNDHPPVIRQRTATLCNKDPAPALLDIRDLDGPGHAGPFIVELQGEHRINWTISTNSTGSVAALAPKRELSPGDYHVLMRIYDVGMLYQDSTLAVEVCQCEGASSTCFLSHSAPRLHISSHATSVLGVIFGLLLLLLLLLLLLVLLRRRRRRSSEKDFRHLEDLPRDNIFLYDEEGGGEEDQDFDLSQLQKGPDNYHKVTDVFPTVQSRPCYRLLPQANEEICTFIENNLQAADSDPTAPPFDSLLMFDYEGVSSEASSLSSLTSSDSDEEQDFRSLSQWGPLFNRLADLYTRGTEEDDEDTETLPGKTEWV; from the exons ATGAGCAGCAGGAGTTTGGTGGTGATTTTGGTGATGTGCCACATCCAG TGTTTAGCTGTTCTGGCTGCGGCAGGGATCCAACCACGCTGCCTGAACAAGAGAGATAACTGCCATAATAATGAAAACCTTGAG CAACTCCCCACCTTTCAGTTTCCACATGTAGCCGGCAGTTTGAAACGGATGAAGAGGGAGTGGGTCATTCCTGCGATTAACTTCCCCGAGAACGACAGGGGTCCATTTCCCAAATTCATGGTGAAG ATTAAATCGAGCAATGACGAGAGGGTGGCGATAACGTACAAGATCACTGGACCGGGGGCGGATCAGCGTCCTGAGGGTGTTTTCACTGTCGATCGGCGATCTGGGGTTCTGTACGTGACCCAGCCATTAGACAGGGAGAAGACGGACAAATACATT ctgtGGGCCCACGCAATGAATGAGAAGACCATAGCTGAGGAGCCCATGGAGCTTGTCATCAACGTCATCGACCAGAATGACAACGCTCCGCAGTTCACTCAGAACCATTTCTACGGCACAGTGAGCGAAAGCGCTGAAGTCG ACGACTTTGTGTTAAAGGTGGCGGCGGAGGATAAAGACGACCCAGAGATGAGCAATGCAATAATTAGGTATCAGATAAAGAATCAGACGCCTCAAATACCCAGAGGGGACATGTTTACCATAAACCCTTTGAGCGGGTTGATCAGTGTGGCAGCAGGAGGCCTGGACAGAGAG ACCCAGCCACAGTACAAGCTGACCATTGAGGCTGCTGACATGGAGGGGGAGGGGCTGGCGGCCACCTGCACTGTCATCATCAGCGTGTCCGACAGCAACGATAACGCCCCAGAGTTCATAGTCACATCT ATTTTCACATCCGTCCCTGAAAATGCAGCCGGGGTGGAGGTCAtaaggttaaaggtcacagaCAAGGACGAGCCGGGATCTCCCAACGCCAACACTCAGTATTCAATAATCGCCGGCAACGAGTGCGGACACTTCAACGTCACCACAGGCGCCAATAAAATGGAGGGAATCATCAAAACAGCCAAG GAGCTGGATTTTGAGAGCACTCCTGAATTGActctgctggtggtggtgactAACGAGGCGCCGCCATCCGGGCCGACGTGGACCTCGACGGCCACTGTCACCGTGGCGGTGGAGGACCAGAACGAGCCTCCTGTCTTCAGTCCAGCCGAGGTCCTGGTGAGCGTCTCGGAGCACGTGAGGGCCGGGAGCTCTGTGGCCGGCGTCAGAGCTGAGGACCCAGATACAGCCAGGACCCAGAGCGTGAG GTATAAAATACACAATGACACTGCCCATTGGCTGAGTATCGATAAAGACACCGGCCTGGTCAAAGTAAGAGGCAGCATGGACAAAGAGTCCCATTATGTCAAAGACGGCAAATACACAGTCCTGATTTTGGGTTATGATAACG ACACTGTCCCAGCCACGGGGACAGGAGCCGTGGTCGTGACCTTACTGGACGTGAACGACCACCCTCCTGTGATCAGACAGAGAACAGCCACTCTGTGCAACAAGGACCCGGCCCCTGCCTTGTTGGACATCAGGGACCTCGACGGACCGGGCCACGCTGGACCCTTCATCGTGGAGCTTCAAGGAGAGCACAGGATCAACTGGACCATTAGCACCAACTCCACCG GTAGCGTGGCAGCTCTGGCCCCCAAGCGGGAGCTGTCGCCTGGTGACTACCATGTTCTGATGCGTATCTATGATGTCGGCATGCTCTACCAAGACAGCACACTGGCTGTGGAGGTGTGCCAGTGTGAAGGAGCCAGTTCCACCTGCTTCCTCTCACATTCTGCCCCTCGTCTGCACATCTCTTCTCACGCAACTTCAGTTCTGGGAGTGATTTTTGGTCTTTTGT TGCTTcttctgctgttgctgctgctgctggtgttgctgaggaggaggaggaggaggagctcggAGAAGGACTTCCGTCACCTTGAAGATTTGCCCAGGGACAACATCTTCCTCTAtgatgaagagggaggaggtgaagaagaccag GACTTTGACCTGAGCCAGCTTCAGAAGGGGCCTGACAACTATCACAAGGTCACTGACGTCTTCCCGACCGTCCAGAGCCGACCCTGCTACCGTCTCCTGCCCCAAGCCAATGAGGAGATATGTACATTTATTGAAAAC AACCTGCAGGCTGCAGACAGTGACCCCACAGCTCCTCCTTTCGACTCTCTCCTGATGTTTGACTACGAAGGAGTCAGCTCTGAGGCGAGTTCACTCAGTTCCCTCACCTCCTCAGACTCGGACGAGGAGCAGGACTTTCGGAGCCTGAGTCAGTGGGGGCCTCTTTTCAACAGGTTGGCTGACCTGTACACTcgtgggacagaggaggacgacgaagacacagaaacactgcCGGGAAAAACAGAATGGGTCTGA
- the pdp2 gene encoding pyruvate dehydrogenase [acetyl-transferring]-phosphatase 2, mitochondrial — MSGRVYASILQRASSYTLSSTSPLQHVHLVALPSSQPPPAHRCPFSSWTTFRSVHLRSSGEGSAGWSQRGRRFSTNQDLDLQLNRLQVNNILRSNEQIVNLPEFDGRGLSSVTKFESNQLAANTPNEDRRSAATCLQSKGMLFGVFDGHGGWACAQAVSERLLYYIAVAMMPKRSLEELENSMEYGRPVPPILQWYKHHADFNYRDSASLYINHLRVFWQDLLESEEHGDGMSPFDALECAFKRLDADISLEAQVPLSNDLMKSTAIQVAFAGCTACVAHVGTEGIHVANAGDCRAVLGVLEEDGSWSALPLSQDHNSQNQTEMERIIAQHPPSERHTVVTDDRLLGVLMPLRAFGDVRFKWSYELQQSILANLESGVDLDSLNLYQYTPPNYLTPPYLDVIPEITYHKLRPQDRFLILGTDGLWDELGNEEAVRLVGEHLSGIHQQAPVSSSEKRLKLGTMLELLLKRRTRASPALDTNSSTHLIRHALGTGEYGELCQGRLASMLALPEDLARMYRDDITATVVYLNSDLPRPDHS, encoded by the exons ATGTCTGGTCGTGTGTACGCCAGCATCCTTCAAAGAGCCTCCAGCTACACACTGTCTTCTACCAGCCCACTGCAG CATGTCCACCTTGTAGCACTCCCCTCCTCTCAGCCTCCACCAGCCCACCGCTGTCCCTTCTCATCCTGGACAACCTTCAGATCCGTCCACCTGCGCTCCAGTGGTGAGGGGTCAGCAGGCTGGTCTCAGAGAGGACGGCGCTTCTCCACTAATCAGGATCTAGACCTCCAGCTCAACCGGCTCCAGGTCAACAATATCCTGCGATCTAATGAGCAG ATTGTGAATCTGCCAGAGTTTGATGGCAGGGGCCTCAGTTCTGTCACCAAGTTTGAGAGTAACCAGCTCGCTGCTAACACGCCCAATGAGGACCGTCGCAGTGCAGCCACCTGCCTCCAG TCAAAGGGCATGCTCTTTGGAGTGTTTGACGGTCATGGGGGTTGGGCGTGCGCCCAGGCTGTCAGTGAGAGACTACTGTACTACATCGCAGTCGCAATGATGCCCAAGAGGAGCTTGGAGGAGCTTGAGAACAGCATGGAGTACGGCAGACCTGTTCCTCCTATCCTGCAGTGGTACAAACACCATGCTGACTTCAACTATCGGGACTCGGCTTCGCTCTACATCAACCACCTCAGAGTCTTCTGGCAAGATCTACTGGAAAGTGAGGAGCATGGTGACGGCATGAG CCCCTTTGATGCTCTGGAATGTGCTTTCAAGCGACTCGACGCTGACATCTCCCTGGAGGCTCAAGTCCCTCTTTCCAACGACCTGATGAAAAGCACGGCCATCCAG GTGGCGTTTGCCGGTTGCACCGCCTGTGTGGCTCACGTTGGCACAGAAGGGATCCACGTGGCAAATGCTGGCGACTGCCGAGCAGTACTGGGGGTGCTGGAGGAGGACGGGTCATGGAGTGCTTTGCCCCTGTCACAGGACCATAACTCGCAAAACCAGACTGAGATGGAGCGAATCATAGCCCAGCACCCGccctcagagagacacacggTGGTCACAGACGATAGACTGCTGGGG GTTCTGATGCCCCTGCGTGCTTTCGGTGACGTGAGATTCAAGTGGAGCTATGAGTTGCAGCAGAGCATTTTGGCCAATCTGGAATCTGGAGTGGATCTGGACTCTCTCAACCTGTACCAGTACACTCCACCTAACTACCTAACTCCCCCCTACCTGGACGTGATACCTGAGATAACGTATCACAAGCTCAGACCTCAGGACCGCTTCCTGATTCTCGGCACCGACGGGCTGTGGGATGAGCTGGGAAACGAGGAGGCTGTGCGACTGGTTGGAGAGCACCTGAGTGGGATTCACCAGCAG GCTCCAGTTTCTTCGTCTGAGAAGCGGCTAAAATTGGGAACCATGCTTGAACTCTTGCTGAAACgccggacccgggcctcccccGCCCTGGACACCAACTCTTCCACGCACCTCATCAGACATGCCCTCGGCACAGGGGAGTACGGAGAGCTCTGCCAGGGGAGACTGGCCTCTATGCTTGCTCTGCCAGAGGACCTGGCTCGAATGTACAGGGACGACATCACCGCGACTGTGGTGTATCTGAACTCTGACCTGCCCAGACCTGACCACAGCTAA
- the fam107b gene encoding protein FAM107B isoform X1: MNASVFVHLGSYSRAVCGNAITWHSVAAQPFQDPCDPGLSLSPGRSVMAEPDYLEGDCDELIKPKKLINPVKNSRNHQDLHRELLMNQKRGLAPQNKPELQKVMEKRKREQVLKAQKEEQEAHKKRSDLEIELMKRQQKLEQLELDDQKNEEEQENTPEFVKMKSNLRRTKQETDGEERTT; this comes from the exons ATGAatgcaagtgtgtttgtgcatcttggCTCTTATAGCAGAGCGGTCTGTGGTAATGCAATCACTTGGCACAGTGTTGCTGCTCAACCCTTCCAAG ATCCGTGTGACCCTGGTCTATCGCTGTCACCGGGGAGGAGTGTCATGGCAGAGCCAGACTATCTGGAGGGAGACTGTGATGAGCTCATCAAACCCAAGAAGCTGATCAACCCGGTCAAGAACTCCCGCAACCACCAGGACCTGCACCGAGAACTGCTCATGAACCAGAAGAG GGGTCTCGCTCCTCAGAATAAACCTGAACTCCAGAAGGTgatggagaaaagaaagagggagcaaGTTCTCAAGGCtcagaaggaggagcaggaggcccaCAAGAAGAGGAGCGACCTGGAGATAGAGCTCATGAAAAGACAACAGAAATTAGAGCAG CTCGAGCTGGATGATCAGAAaaacgaggaggagcaggagaacacCCCCGAGTTTGTGAAGATGAAAAGCAACCTGCGCCGGACCAAGCAAGAGACGGATGGGGAGGAACGAACCACCTAA
- the fam107b gene encoding protein FAM107B isoform X2, translated as MATMFRYPVFPHLQDPCDPGLSLSPGRSVMAEPDYLEGDCDELIKPKKLINPVKNSRNHQDLHRELLMNQKRGLAPQNKPELQKVMEKRKREQVLKAQKEEQEAHKKRSDLEIELMKRQQKLEQLELDDQKNEEEQENTPEFVKMKSNLRRTKQETDGEERTT; from the exons ATGGCGACAATGTTCAGATATCCAGTCTTTCCACATCTGCAGG ATCCGTGTGACCCTGGTCTATCGCTGTCACCGGGGAGGAGTGTCATGGCAGAGCCAGACTATCTGGAGGGAGACTGTGATGAGCTCATCAAACCCAAGAAGCTGATCAACCCGGTCAAGAACTCCCGCAACCACCAGGACCTGCACCGAGAACTGCTCATGAACCAGAAGAG GGGTCTCGCTCCTCAGAATAAACCTGAACTCCAGAAGGTgatggagaaaagaaagagggagcaaGTTCTCAAGGCtcagaaggaggagcaggaggcccaCAAGAAGAGGAGCGACCTGGAGATAGAGCTCATGAAAAGACAACAGAAATTAGAGCAG CTCGAGCTGGATGATCAGAAaaacgaggaggagcaggagaacacCCCCGAGTTTGTGAAGATGAAAAGCAACCTGCGCCGGACCAAGCAAGAGACGGATGGGGAGGAACGAACCACCTAA
- the fam107b gene encoding protein FAM107B isoform X3: MAEPDYLEGDCDELIKPKKLINPVKNSRNHQDLHRELLMNQKRGLAPQNKPELQKVMEKRKREQVLKAQKEEQEAHKKRSDLEIELMKRQQKLEQLELDDQKNEEEQENTPEFVKMKSNLRRTKQETDGEERTT; encoded by the exons ATGGCAGAGCCAGACTATCTGGAGGGAGACTGTGATGAGCTCATCAAACCCAAGAAGCTGATCAACCCGGTCAAGAACTCCCGCAACCACCAGGACCTGCACCGAGAACTGCTCATGAACCAGAAGAG GGGTCTCGCTCCTCAGAATAAACCTGAACTCCAGAAGGTgatggagaaaagaaagagggagcaaGTTCTCAAGGCtcagaaggaggagcaggaggcccaCAAGAAGAGGAGCGACCTGGAGATAGAGCTCATGAAAAGACAACAGAAATTAGAGCAG CTCGAGCTGGATGATCAGAAaaacgaggaggagcaggagaacacCCCCGAGTTTGTGAAGATGAAAAGCAACCTGCGCCGGACCAAGCAAGAGACGGATGGGGAGGAACGAACCACCTAA